From the genome of Solidesulfovibrio carbinolicus, one region includes:
- a CDS encoding AMP-binding protein, with protein sequence MTFVPPLRDLTLGDLLKETASKFPDQDAVVYVDRDYRLTWQQFDELTDELAKGLMALGIQKGEKVAVWATNVPFWVALMFATAKMGAVLLTVNTAYKRNELKYLLTNSDADNIFIINGFRDSDYIEILYDLAPELRNMQRGAIRSETFPHLKRVCFLGVEKHRGMYSIPEIIGLARTVTDEELKARQATFNCHDVVNMQYTSGTTGFPKGVMLSHHNILNNGYSIGQRQRFTSKDKLLIHVPLFHCFGCVLGVMACLNHGTTMVFTEVFDPVKSMMSIEQEKCTAVYGVPTMFIAMLEHPLFAKFDFSSLRTGIMAGSVCPVQTMRQVTEKMYMKQITSVYGLTESSPGMTQSDVDDPYHYRVESVGKAFPHVEVKVLDPETNEEVERGKQGEVCCRGYNAMKGYYKNPEATAKCIDADGWLHSGDLGVMDENGFVVITGRIKDMIIRGGENIYPREIEEFLYTMPGIADIQVAGVPSRKYGEEVGAFIILRKDVEMAPEDVKDFCRGQIAWHKIPKYIAFVEEFPLTTSGKVQKYKLRELGGKLFPEAMR encoded by the coding sequence ATGACCTTCGTGCCGCCCCTTCGCGACCTGACCCTGGGAGACCTGCTCAAGGAAACCGCGTCCAAGTTCCCGGACCAGGACGCCGTGGTCTACGTGGACCGCGACTATCGCCTGACCTGGCAGCAGTTCGACGAACTCACCGACGAACTGGCCAAGGGCCTCATGGCCCTGGGCATCCAAAAGGGCGAAAAAGTGGCCGTGTGGGCCACCAACGTGCCCTTCTGGGTGGCGCTGATGTTCGCCACGGCCAAGATGGGCGCCGTGCTGCTCACCGTCAACACGGCCTACAAGCGCAACGAACTCAAGTATCTGCTCACCAATTCCGACGCCGACAACATCTTTATCATCAACGGCTTTCGGGATTCGGACTATATCGAGATCCTTTACGACCTGGCCCCGGAACTGCGCAACATGCAGCGCGGGGCGATCAGAAGCGAGACCTTCCCCCACCTCAAGCGGGTGTGTTTCCTGGGCGTGGAAAAACACCGGGGCATGTACTCCATCCCCGAGATCATCGGCCTGGCCCGCACCGTCACCGACGAGGAATTGAAAGCCCGGCAGGCCACCTTCAACTGCCACGACGTGGTCAACATGCAGTACACCTCGGGGACCACCGGCTTCCCCAAGGGCGTTATGCTCAGCCACCACAACATCTTAAATAACGGCTACTCCATCGGCCAGCGCCAGCGGTTCACCAGCAAGGACAAGCTGCTTATCCATGTGCCGCTGTTCCACTGCTTCGGCTGCGTGCTCGGCGTCATGGCCTGCCTCAACCACGGCACGACCATGGTTTTCACCGAAGTGTTCGACCCGGTCAAATCCATGATGTCCATTGAGCAGGAAAAATGCACGGCCGTCTACGGCGTGCCCACCATGTTCATCGCCATGCTGGAGCATCCGCTGTTTGCGAAATTCGACTTCTCGTCGCTGCGCACCGGCATCATGGCCGGCTCGGTCTGCCCGGTGCAGACCATGCGGCAGGTGACCGAGAAGATGTACATGAAGCAGATCACCAGCGTCTACGGCCTCACCGAAAGCTCGCCCGGCATGACCCAGTCCGACGTGGACGACCCCTACCACTACCGGGTGGAAAGCGTGGGCAAGGCCTTCCCCCACGTCGAAGTGAAGGTGCTCGACCCTGAGACCAATGAGGAAGTGGAGCGCGGCAAGCAGGGCGAAGTCTGCTGCCGGGGCTACAACGCCATGAAGGGCTACTACAAGAACCCCGAAGCCACGGCCAAGTGCATTGACGCCGACGGCTGGCTGCACTCGGGCGATCTTGGCGTCATGGACGAAAACGGCTTCGTGGTCATCACCGGACGCATCAAGGACATGATCATTCGCGGCGGCGAGAACATCTATCCCCGCGAGATCGAGGAATTCCTCTACACCATGCCGGGAATCGCCGATATACAGGTGGCCGGCGTGCCCAGCCGCAAGTACGGCGAGGAAGTGGGGGCGTTTATCATCCTGCGCAAGGACGTGGAAATGGCTCCCGAGGATGTCAAGGACTTCTGCCGGGGCCAGATCGCCTGGCACAAAATCCCCAAGTACATCGCGTTCGTGGAAGAGTTCCCGCTGACCACCAGCGGCAAGGTGCAGAAGTACAAGCTGCGCGAACTTGGGGGCAAGCTCTTCCCCGAGGCCATGCGTTAG
- a CDS encoding helix-turn-helix domain-containing protein → MSVKKLGDRIRTYRERQEMSREELSRRTGLSVEFLTALEEEDVTPSIGPLLKIALALGQRLGTFMDDAVDSDICLTCCAERGADDAILRKARGKRASYKYHSLGAAKTDRHMEPFFIEIYPDEEAAAEKPLSSHEGEEFIVVVSGELEVIVGPDRHVLGAGDSVYFNSVVPHYVGCGNAPKTDIYAVLYIPQ, encoded by the coding sequence ATGAGCGTCAAAAAGCTTGGTGATCGCATCCGCACGTACCGGGAACGGCAGGAAATGTCGCGCGAGGAACTGTCGCGCCGCACCGGTCTTTCCGTGGAATTCCTCACCGCCCTGGAGGAAGAGGACGTCACCCCGTCCATCGGTCCCCTGCTCAAGATCGCCCTGGCCCTGGGACAGCGTCTGGGCACCTTCATGGACGACGCCGTGGACAGCGACATCTGCCTGACCTGCTGCGCCGAGCGCGGGGCTGACGACGCCATACTGCGCAAGGCCCGGGGCAAGCGGGCCAGCTACAAATACCATTCCCTGGGCGCGGCCAAGACCGACCGCCACATGGAGCCTTTTTTCATCGAGATCTACCCCGACGAAGAAGCGGCGGCCGAAAAGCCCTTGTCCTCCCATGAAGGCGAGGAATTCATCGTGGTGGTTTCCGGTGAGCTGGAAGTCATCGTCGGCCCGGACCGCCATGTCCTTGGGGCCGGCGACTCGGTCTACTTCAATTCCGTGGTGCCCCACTACGTGGGCTGCGGCAACGCGCCCAAGACCGACATCTACGCCGTCCTTTACATCCCGCAGTAG
- a CDS encoding helix-turn-helix domain-containing protein: MSKEIGPVREIAMRLRGLREATGMTAQALAEATGVTAADVAAYETGNTEIPVSYLYEVAKACGADLTALLTGDDAHLMNYSLVPSGQGLSVDRRKAYKYQALAYRFHKPHMEPFIVTVPPKAESEMEINRHLGEEFIYMLRGRLEVRLGEDIVVLEPHDSLYFSSRTPHAMRGLDGEPAEFLDVII, from the coding sequence ATGAGCAAGGAGATCGGACCGGTCCGGGAGATCGCCATGCGCCTTCGCGGCCTGCGCGAAGCCACCGGCATGACGGCCCAGGCCCTGGCCGAGGCCACCGGCGTCACCGCCGCCGACGTCGCGGCCTACGAGACCGGCAACACGGAAATTCCCGTCAGCTACCTCTACGAGGTCGCCAAGGCCTGCGGCGCGGACCTCACCGCGCTTTTAACCGGCGACGACGCCCACCTCATGAATTATTCCCTGGTGCCGTCCGGCCAGGGGCTGTCCGTGGACCGGCGCAAGGCCTACAAGTACCAGGCTTTGGCCTACCGCTTCCACAAGCCCCACATGGAGCCGTTTATCGTCACCGTGCCGCCCAAGGCCGAGTCCGAGATGGAGATCAACCGCCACCTGGGCGAGGAGTTCATCTATATGCTGCGCGGCCGGCTGGAAGTGCGCCTGGGCGAGGACATCGTGGTCCTTGAACCCCACGACAGCCTGTATTTTTCCTCCCGCACGCCCCACGCCATGCGCGGCCTCGACGGCGAACCGGCGGAGTTTTTGGACGTCATTATCTAG
- a CDS encoding AMP-binding protein, whose amino-acid sequence MPVAKLRPKTYRELLETFSIAVPENYNFAFDFLDAEAAQDPTRPAMIHIGPDGTRRDLDLAYFSKESARMANAFKAAGLVKGDKVMIILYRRVEWWVTMLALHKLGAVPVPSPNLLTPHDIDFRVNYAGIKAVVAEDSVVDRVEAARAACPTLTVCVQVGTSPLPAGWLDYETIRAAAAEDFPRTAEAPGGDDSLLIFFSSGTTGMPKMVEHSHAYPLGHLTTGVYWHNLEPGDVHLTLADTGWGKAVWGKFYGQWMAGATVFTWDFRGKFVPSELLDVMTAHKVTSFCAPPTVYRFLIREDLKKYDLSALRYCTTAGELLNDGVFRAWKEITGLSIYEGYGQTETCLQLATFPCMTPKPGSIGRPTPGWNVVILDEEGKPCPAGVEGEICLKLEDGKNLGLFTGYLQEPAKTASVMVDGYYHTGDKAWMDEDGYFWFLGRTDDLIKSSGYRIGPFEVESALITHKAVVEAAVTGVPDPVRGQAVKATVVLAPGYTGSPELAKELQEHVKKETAPYKYPRIIDFVAELPKTISGKIKRAEIRAKDESREI is encoded by the coding sequence ATGCCTGTCGCCAAACTGCGACCCAAAACCTACCGTGAGCTGCTCGAGACCTTTTCCATCGCCGTGCCCGAGAACTATAATTTCGCCTTCGATTTTCTCGACGCCGAGGCCGCCCAGGACCCGACCCGGCCGGCCATGATCCACATCGGCCCGGACGGGACCCGGCGCGACCTTGATCTGGCCTATTTCAGCAAGGAATCGGCCCGCATGGCCAACGCCTTCAAGGCCGCGGGACTCGTCAAGGGCGACAAGGTGATGATCATCCTCTACCGCCGGGTGGAGTGGTGGGTCACCATGCTGGCCCTGCACAAGCTCGGGGCCGTGCCCGTGCCTTCGCCCAACCTGCTCACCCCCCACGACATCGATTTCCGGGTCAACTACGCCGGCATCAAGGCCGTGGTGGCCGAGGATTCCGTAGTCGACCGGGTGGAAGCGGCCCGGGCCGCCTGCCCGACCCTGACCGTGTGCGTCCAGGTCGGCACGTCTCCGCTCCCGGCCGGCTGGCTCGACTACGAAACCATCCGCGCCGCCGCCGCCGAGGATTTCCCCCGCACAGCCGAAGCCCCGGGCGGCGACGATTCGCTGCTCATCTTCTTTTCCTCCGGCACCACCGGCATGCCCAAGATGGTGGAGCACAGCCACGCCTATCCCCTGGGCCACCTCACCACCGGCGTCTACTGGCACAACCTGGAGCCCGGCGACGTCCACCTCACCCTGGCCGACACCGGCTGGGGCAAGGCCGTGTGGGGCAAGTTCTACGGCCAGTGGATGGCCGGAGCCACGGTCTTCACCTGGGACTTCCGGGGCAAGTTCGTGCCCTCCGAGCTCCTCGACGTCATGACCGCCCACAAGGTGACCTCCTTTTGCGCCCCGCCCACGGTCTACCGGTTCCTTATCCGCGAGGACCTCAAGAAGTACGACCTCTCGGCGCTGCGCTACTGCACCACTGCGGGTGAACTCTTAAACGACGGCGTGTTCCGGGCCTGGAAGGAAATCACCGGGCTTTCCATCTATGAAGGCTACGGCCAGACCGAAACCTGCCTGCAACTGGCCACCTTCCCCTGCATGACGCCCAAACCCGGCTCTATCGGCCGGCCCACCCCGGGCTGGAACGTGGTCATCCTCGACGAGGAAGGCAAACCCTGTCCGGCCGGCGTCGAAGGCGAAATCTGCCTCAAGCTCGAAGACGGCAAGAACTTGGGCCTTTTCACCGGCTACCTCCAGGAACCGGCTAAAACCGCCAGCGTCATGGTCGACGGCTACTACCACACCGGCGACAAGGCCTGGATGGACGAAGACGGGTACTTCTGGTTCCTGGGCCGCACCGACGATCTCATCAAGTCCAGCGGCTACCGCATCGGACCCTTCGAGGTCGAAAGCGCGCTCATCACCCATAAGGCCGTGGTCGAGGCCGCTGTCACCGGCGTGCCCGATCCCGTGCGCGGCCAGGCCGTCAAGGCCACGGTTGTCCTGGCTCCCGGCTATACCGGCTCCCCGGAACTGGCCAAGGAACTGCAAGAGCACGTGAAAAAGGAAACCGCGCCCTACAAATACCCGCGCATCATCGATTTCGTCGCCGAGCTGCCCAAGACCATCAGCGGCAAGATCAAACGCGCCGAGATCCGCGCCAAGGACGAAAGTCGGGAAATATAA
- a CDS encoding peptidyl-prolyl cis-trans isomerase yields the protein MPPANISLVARLAREPLTHFLVLGALLFALGTLGRPAEPTVVAEGAAIVVIDEDVRQLAGLWRMQWGREPTPAELRRLADEQVREEVLVRQALAAGLEAQDILVRRRLAALAAARLEQGISLPEPSQAELRALYEADPAAFAPVAELTFRQIAFSDRARGGRAKEEAIQARDALSGRDAAAGQGLGDHTELPERSENVTPDETAALFGDAFAATLTTLPVGSWQGPLATLGDWHLVFVEAARRGPPPPFETARPAVAEAWKRNRLEAERKQAYAAVLARYTVVLPPSVAESRP from the coding sequence ATGCCCCCGGCCAACATTTCCCTTGTCGCGCGGCTGGCGCGCGAGCCGTTGACCCATTTTCTGGTGCTTGGGGCGTTGCTTTTCGCCTTGGGGACGCTTGGCCGGCCGGCTGAGCCGACAGTCGTTGCTGAGGGCGCGGCCATCGTCGTCATCGACGAGGATGTGCGCCAGCTTGCCGGCCTGTGGCGGATGCAGTGGGGCCGGGAGCCGACGCCGGCCGAACTGCGCCGGCTGGCCGACGAGCAGGTGCGCGAGGAGGTGCTCGTGCGCCAGGCCCTGGCCGCCGGCCTGGAGGCCCAGGACATCCTGGTCCGTCGCCGGCTGGCCGCCTTGGCCGCCGCCCGGTTGGAGCAGGGGATAAGCCTGCCCGAGCCGAGCCAGGCCGAACTGCGCGCCCTGTACGAGGCCGATCCCGCCGCCTTTGCTCCGGTTGCCGAGCTGACTTTCCGCCAGATCGCCTTTTCCGACCGCGCCCGGGGCGGCCGGGCCAAGGAAGAGGCCATACAGGCCCGCGACGCGCTCTCCGGCCGGGACGCCGCCGCCGGCCAGGGCCTGGGCGACCACACCGAACTGCCCGAGCGCTCCGAAAACGTGACCCCGGACGAAACGGCGGCTCTTTTCGGCGACGCCTTCGCCGCTACGCTCACCACCTTGCCGGTCGGGTCCTGGCAGGGGCCGCTGGCGACCCTGGGCGACTGGCATCTGGTCTTTGTCGAAGCGGCCCGGCGCGGCCCGCCGCCGCCCTTCGAGACGGCTCGGCCGGCTGTGGCCGAGGCCTGGAAGCGCAATCGCCTGGAGGCCGAACGCAAGCAGGCCTATGCGGCCGTGCTGGCCCGCTATACGGTCGTCCTGCCGCCGTCCGTGGCCGAGAGCCGGCCATGA
- a CDS encoding HupE/UreJ family protein has protein sequence MTRPFAELALAVAVLTGLLAASVSAHAHETRPAVLELRQTAPERFDVLWRTPLYEGQRLPFVLRLPDGAKQISPPIVMSLPDWHLESWRVAAPGGLVGKRVLFSGHDATTAGVVVRYAGLDGRESTAVVTPDKDGLTLAGQGSTGADFTDAVALGLRHIGYGIDHLLFVLGLICLARGGWRLVETVTAFTVAHSLTLAAAASGLVSVRAEPVNAVVALSILFLGPEMVRQLRGQSSLAIRRPAAVAFAFGLLHGLGFAGGLSGFGLSREALVVTLLGFNLGVEIGQLAFVAALLAVAASLARLGMAWPAWAGYAPAYVVGTAGAYLTIARTVVMLGI, from the coding sequence ATGACGCGGCCCTTTGCCGAGCTGGCCTTGGCCGTCGCCGTCCTGACCGGCCTTTTGGCCGCGTCCGTTTCCGCCCACGCCCACGAAACCCGGCCGGCCGTGCTGGAGCTGCGCCAGACCGCGCCCGAACGCTTTGACGTGCTGTGGCGCACGCCGCTGTATGAAGGCCAGCGCCTGCCCTTTGTCCTGCGTCTGCCCGACGGCGCGAAGCAAATAAGCCCGCCCATCGTCATGAGCCTGCCGGACTGGCATCTCGAATCCTGGCGTGTCGCCGCGCCGGGGGGGCTTGTGGGCAAGCGGGTCCTTTTTTCCGGCCACGACGCCACCACGGCCGGGGTGGTGGTGCGCTACGCCGGGCTGGACGGCCGGGAGTCCACAGCCGTGGTCACCCCGGACAAGGACGGCCTGACCCTGGCCGGCCAGGGCTCGACCGGCGCGGACTTCACCGACGCCGTGGCCCTGGGCCTGCGGCATATCGGCTATGGCATCGACCATCTGCTTTTTGTGCTGGGGCTCATCTGTCTGGCCCGGGGCGGCTGGCGGCTGGTGGAGACGGTCACGGCCTTTACCGTGGCCCACAGCTTGACCCTGGCCGCCGCCGCCTCGGGGCTGGTGAGCGTTCGGGCCGAGCCGGTCAACGCCGTGGTGGCGCTCAGCATCCTTTTCCTTGGCCCGGAGATGGTGCGGCAGTTGCGCGGCCAGTCGAGTCTGGCCATCCGTCGGCCGGCGGCGGTGGCCTTTGCCTTCGGCCTGCTCCACGGCCTGGGTTTTGCCGGCGGCTTGTCCGGGTTTGGCCTTTCCCGGGAGGCCCTGGTGGTGACCTTGCTTGGCTTCAACCTCGGCGTGGAAATCGGCCAACTCGCCTTTGTGGCCGCCCTCCTGGCCGTGGCCGCCTCCCTTGCCCGGCTGGGTATGGCCTGGCCGGCCTGGGCCGGCTACGCCCCGGCCTATGTGGTCGGCACGGCCGGGGCCTACCTGACCATCGCCCGAACCGTCGTCATGTTGGGGATATGA